The segment ATCAAGTGCCTTTGCTCGTTGGTGAAACGGGCATTGGTAAAACATCTCTTGCGGCACGCGTAGCTACTGTGCATGACTGGGAATTGGTAACCATTGATGGAAATCTTTTAAAAGAAGGTGAAATTGGTGGTTTACCAACTGTAGAATCTGTAACACATACAGATGGTCGTGGTAACACACATTCTGTAAAGACTACAGTGTATGCTGTACATCATACGTTGGAACATGTGGCTCAAGCTGTGGATAAAGGTCGTCAAGTATTACTGTTTATCGATGAAATTAACCGTGCTGAACATGCAGTACAACAGGAGTTAATGAATCTTATCTTGAATCGTGAAATCAATGGCTTCTCTTTAAGTGATCAAGTGCGTATCATCGCCGCTATGAACCCTGAGGATTCTTTTGACTACCAAACTATCGACATGGACCCGGCACAACAAAACCGTTTTGTATGGCTCTATATGAATGCTGATTATATGCAATGGATTGACTGGGCTATAAGTGCTGGTATTGAGGAAAAAGTTATCGAATTCATTTCTTCCTATCCAGAGTATTTAAATCAACGACATGAAGATGATATTGATGCGACACCACGCTCCTTTGAACGCGTATCTGGCCTGTATACGATTTATAAAAACCAAGAAGATTCAGCCTATAGTCGCGATGTATTTATGAATGTTATCCGCGGTAATGTAG is part of the Veillonella nakazawae genome and harbors:
- a CDS encoding AAA family ATPase encodes the protein MNFIDTMASVELVLAANQVPLLVGETGIGKTSLAARVATVHDWELVTIDGNLLKEGEIGGLPTVESVTHTDGRGNTHSVKTTVYAVHHTLEHVAQAVDKGRQVLLFIDEINRAEHAVQQELMNLILNREINGFSLSDQVRIIAAMNPEDSFDYQTIDMDPAQQNRFVWLYMNADYMQWIDWAISAGIEEKVIEFISSYPEYLNQRHEDDIDATPRSFERVSGLYTIYKNQEDSAYSRDVFMNVIRGNVGKLIAEAFVNFIESDQEPLITFDDVLVAVQKPGAIMSMAEQVKGESPTRLYVAAKNMLHRLNRNSNAEEVHHFIEFLTLYPGDLRVAVMKDLRNTYERVFAYAIEDDLFIDTFFEAQK